A region from the Brassica napus cultivar Da-Ae chromosome C8, Da-Ae, whole genome shotgun sequence genome encodes:
- the LOC106384244 gene encoding uncharacterized protein LOC106384244, whose translation MVLINDLKPFKEEWRIRLKLLHTWKTKTDYGGESLECIFADETGQKIHASCKRTLMYRVQRDIQLGERRELENFKISATGGQNRPSKFQYKLTVIGDTKIKPTDYRDENQFLSLASYEEIVTGKLKTFFLIDVMGQVVDLGEVVICQLKTGENMKRVNFRLRDTSGNELVCCLWGPYAEQIESHVEESKDEPIVFLICFAKISNFRGEVQITNAFDSSVLMLNPIMEEAIDFRQKLSKQVVDDWNEVDIKCISEIYLAVEAESCKIVCTIEAIDMDWGWFYFECNRHNRRTTRVGRKGGGKMVESEKPVFYCDVCRANTTDVSPKYKLHLFVKDDTGSCQLMLLDTVAKTIIGEKAETLWDGSYAEIEDPNILPIPIKNCVGKSFCFGISIANDNVANGSDTFKVSEVRLTDYNIESSSDVSTPFSKRKEGDAELSYMNSTSKKLRAQSIKVEKIKED comes from the exons ATGGTTCTTATCAACGATCTCAAGCCTTTTAAAGAGGAATGGCGAATTCGACTCAAGCTTCTTCATACATGGAAAACAAAGACTGATTATGGGGGCGAATCTCTTGAGTGCATCTTCGCTGACGAAACG GGTCAAAAAATTCATGCCTCATGCAAAAGAACTCTGATGTATCGTGTACAACGCGATATACAGCTAGGAGAACGGAGAGAGCTTGAAAACTTTAAGATTTCAGCTACTGGAGGTCAAAATAGACCATCGAAATTTCAATACAAACTCACCGTCATTGGAGATACCAAGATAAAACCTACTGATTATCGTGATGAAAATCAGTTCCTCTCTCTAGCAAGTTACGAGGAAATTGTAACAGGAAAGCTCAAAACATTTTTTCTGATTG ATGTTATGGGCCAAGTGGTAGATCTTGGAGAAGTAGTTATCTGTCAATTGAAAACTGGTGAAAACATGAAGAGAGTAAACTTTCGTTTGCGTGATACTAg TGGGAATGAACTGGTATGTTGCTTATGGGGACCATACGCTGAGCAAATTGAATCGCATGTGGAAGAATCAAAAGATGAACCTATTGTATTCTTGATCTGCTTTGCCAAAATCAGTAATTTTAGAG GTGAAGTGCAAATCACCAACGCTTTTGATTCTTCAGTTTTGATGCTTAACCCAATCATGGAGGAAGCTATTGACTTTAGACAGAA GTTATCAAAGCAAGTAGTTGATGATTGGAATGAGGTTGACATTAAGTGTATTTCTGAGATATATCTTGCTGTTGAG GCTGAGAGCTGCAAAATCGTCTGTACAATAGAAGCCATAGACATGGATTGGGGTTGGTTCTATTTTGAATGTAACAGGCACAATCGACGTACGACCAGAGTTGGTAGGAAGGGCGGTGGTAAGATGGTTGAATCTGAGAAGccagtattctattgtgatgtGTGTCGTGCAAACACAACTGATGTCTCACCCAA GTATAAGCTTCATCTGTTTGTGAAAGATGACACAGGGTCATGCCAGTTAATGTTACTTGACACTGTAGCTAAAACTATTATTGGTGAAAAAGCTGAGACACTTTGGGATGGGTCATATGCTGAG ATCGAAGACCCAAATATTCTGCCTATTCCAATCAAAAACTGTGTTGGAAAATCCTTTTGTTTTGGTATTTCCATCGCAAATGATAATGTAGCCAACGGTTCTGATACCTTTAAGGTCTCTGAG gtGCGTTTGACTGATTATAACATAGAGAGTTCATCAGATGTTTCAACACCTTTCTCCAAGCGTAAGGAAGGAGATGCTGAGCTTAGTTACATGAATTCTACATCTAAGAAGCTTCGTGCTCAGAGCATCAAGGTGGAGAAGATTAAGGAAGATTAG